From Camelina sativa cultivar DH55 chromosome 20, Cs, whole genome shotgun sequence, the proteins below share one genomic window:
- the LOC104769923 gene encoding defensin-like protein 24, producing MAYSKIVIFAILALSLLLSGAETRNAVLPGSELFKKCCTDMPEFGNCVTKEDDQRCKKFCLDGCSMNKGGACQPISAAFGPVCSCYC from the exons atggcatATTCAAAAATCGTTATTTTTGCCATCCTAGCTCTGTCTCTTCTACTTTCCG GTGCTGAAACAAGAAATGCTGTGTTGCCTGGCAGCGAATTATTCAAAAAGTGTTGCACGGATATGCCAGAATTTGGAAATTGTGTTACAAAAGAAGATGATCAGAGATGCAAAAAGTTTTGTCTTGATGGTTGTTCCATGAACAAAGGTGGTGCCTGTCAACCTATCTCTGCTGCCTTTGGTCCTGTTTGTTCATGTTACtgttaa
- the LOC104769927 gene encoding uncharacterized protein LOC104769927: MTGKAKPKKHTAKELQAKADAALTNRGGGKAGLADRTGKEKGGHAKYECPHCKITVPDLKTMQIHHESRHPKLTYEEPRNLHEALAAPAESSKPKPGIRGSLKK, from the coding sequence ATGACAGGCAAAGCGAAGCCAAAGAAGCATACGGCGAAGGAGCTACAAGCTAAGGCCGATGCAGCGTTGACCAATCGAGGCGGAGGTAAAGCTGGGCTCGCAGATAGAACCGGTAAAGAGAAAGGTGGTCACGCCAAGTACGAGTGTCCTCACTGCAAGATCACTGTACCGGATCTGAAGACGATGCAGATCCATCATGAATCGAGGCATCCTAAGCTGACTTACGAAGAGCCCAGGAATCTTCACGAGGCTTTAGCTGCTCCTGCTGAATCTTCTAAGCCTAAGCCTGGTATCAGAGGAAGCCTTAAGAagtga
- the LOC104769924 gene encoding defensin-like protein 24, whose product MAYSKFVIFAILALSLLLSGAETRKAVLPGSELFKMCCNNQPEFGTCDTKEDDERCTQMCLDGCSTNKGGGCQPISAAPGSVCSCYC is encoded by the exons atggcCTActcaaaatttgttatttttgccaTTCTAGCTCTGTCTCTTCTACTTTCCG GTGCTGAAACAAGAAAGGCTGTGTTGCCTGGCAGCGAATTATTCAAAATGTGTTGTAATAATCAGCCAGAATTTGGAACTTGTGatacaaaagaagatgatgagagatGCACTCAGATGTGTCTTGATGGTTGTTCCACTAACAAAGGTGGTGGCTGTCAACCTATCTCTGCTGCCCCTGGTTCTGTTTGTTCATGTTACTGTTAA
- the LOC104769929 gene encoding CRIB domain-containing protein RIC4-like isoform X1 produces the protein MRDRMERLVVLPFSVGCISDSSVAVLSPLSKHHHHRSPQGYPQEIRRDQEEEDHMKNVFKFLAVSKPEISTGINRLFKSFKTISQLFADKEEEEEKEEMETSGMEIGVPTNVKHVSHIGWESGLTAVTGPGKGWEDLIIPPELLAAAASTKQDVNPPPPHHHRHHHELHPTL, from the exons ATGAGAGATAGAATGGAGAGACTTGTGGTGCTTCCTTTCTCCGTCGGATGTATCTCCGATTCTAGTGTTGCCGTTTTATCTCCTCTCTctaagcatcatcatcatcgttctCCTCAAGGTTATCCTCAAG AGATTCGTCGTGATCAAGAGGAGGAAGACCACATGAAGAATGTATTCAAGTTCCTCGCAGTTTCTAAACCCGAGATTTCTACCGGTATTAACCGGCTTTTCAAGAGCTTCAAAACCATTTCTCAACTCTTTG ctgacaaagaagaagaagaagagaaagaagaaatggagACATCAGGAATGGAGATAGGAGTTCCAACAAACGTAAAACATGTATCGCACATCGGTTGGGAAAGCGGATTAACCGCAGTTACAGGTCCAGGTAAAGGATGGGAAGATCTGATCATACCACCGGAGTTGCTTGCAGCCGCCGCTTCAACAAAACAAGATGtgaatcctcctcctcctcatcatcatcgtcatcatcatgaGCTTCATCCAACTTTATAA
- the LOC104769928 gene encoding probable tyrosine-protein phosphatase At1g05000 isoform X1 — MGLIVDDDNDGEVLIPPPNFSMVEDGIYRSGFPQLENFGFLSTLNLRSIIYLCPEPYPEDNLKSLHSNNIKLFQFGIEGKTDPPTPMPKDTVLNALRVLVDVRNHPILIHCKRGKHRTGCLVGCLRKVQNWCLSSVLEEYQKCAGLKWRQRDLRFIEDFEVLRLKQCLYSIIYQYNGYGLKRRKLLYQEENVVQEQQKPQATKG; from the exons ATGGGTTTAATCGTGGATGATGATAACGACGGCGAGGTATTGATTCCGCCGCCGAACTTTTCGATGGTGGAAGACGGCATTTACCGATCTGGGTTTCCTCAGCTTGAGAATTTCGGATTCTTATCAACCCTTAATCTTCGATCCATCAT TTATCTGTGTCCTGAACCATACCCTGAGGATAATCTCAAGTCTCTTCATTCCAACAACATCAAGCTTTTCCAGTTTGGCATCGAGGGCAAAACT GATCCACCAACTCCAATGCCAAAGGATACGGTCTTGAATGCTCTTAGAGTGCTTGTTG ATGTTAGAAATCATCCAATTCTCATCCACTGTAAGCGCGGAAAG CATAGGACAGGTTGTCTTGTGGGATGCTTGAGGAAAGTGCAAAACTGGTGTTTATCATCGGTTCTTGAGGAATACCAAAAGTGCGCGGGTTTGAAATGGAGACAAAGAGACTTGAGGTTCATAGAGGATTTTGAGGTGCTCAGGTTGAAGCAATGTCTTTACAGCATTATCTATCAGTACAATGGTTATGGTCTCAAGAGAAGAAAGTTGTTGTATCAAGAAGAGAATGTTGTCCAAGAACAGCAAAAACCTCAAGCCACCAAAGGCTGA
- the LOC104769929 gene encoding CRIB domain-containing protein RIC4-like isoform X2: MRDRMERLVVLPFSVGCISDSSVAVLSPLSKHHHHRSPQEIRRDQEEEDHMKNVFKFLAVSKPEISTGINRLFKSFKTISQLFADKEEEEEKEEMETSGMEIGVPTNVKHVSHIGWESGLTAVTGPGKGWEDLIIPPELLAAAASTKQDVNPPPPHHHRHHHELHPTL; encoded by the exons ATGAGAGATAGAATGGAGAGACTTGTGGTGCTTCCTTTCTCCGTCGGATGTATCTCCGATTCTAGTGTTGCCGTTTTATCTCCTCTCTctaagcatcatcatcatcgttctCCTCAAG AGATTCGTCGTGATCAAGAGGAGGAAGACCACATGAAGAATGTATTCAAGTTCCTCGCAGTTTCTAAACCCGAGATTTCTACCGGTATTAACCGGCTTTTCAAGAGCTTCAAAACCATTTCTCAACTCTTTG ctgacaaagaagaagaagaagagaaagaagaaatggagACATCAGGAATGGAGATAGGAGTTCCAACAAACGTAAAACATGTATCGCACATCGGTTGGGAAAGCGGATTAACCGCAGTTACAGGTCCAGGTAAAGGATGGGAAGATCTGATCATACCACCGGAGTTGCTTGCAGCCGCCGCTTCAACAAAACAAGATGtgaatcctcctcctcctcatcatcatcgtcatcatcatgaGCTTCATCCAACTTTATAA
- the LOC104769921 gene encoding defensin-like protein 24, producing the protein MAYSKIVIFAILALSLLLSGAETRNAVLPGSNLFKMCCKNQPEFGTCDTREDDERCSQMCLDGCSTNKGGGCQPISAAPGSVCSCYC; encoded by the exons atggCCTACTCAAAAATCGTTATTTTTGCCATCCTAGCTCTGTCACTTCTACTTTCCG GTGCTGAAACAAGAAACGCTGTGTTGCCTGGCAGCAATTTATTCAAAATGTGTTGCAAAAATCAGCCAGAATTTGGAACTTGTGATacaagagaagatgatgagagatGCTCCCAGATGTGTCTTGATGGTTGTTCCACTAACAAAGGTGGTGGCTGTCAACCTATCTCTGCTGCCCCTGGTTCTGTTTGTTCATGTTACTGTTAA
- the LOC104769926 gene encoding seipin-1: MRRILLNQKKKDNQTMIEQDNNLKIPEPLRADWFMVLVTIQADLIYNAILVLSSPLFLLYRSYRRAVSTVSAAEKAVKRAPSRIAGSAGQAVRRTWFGIMGACHVSMVMVLALILAVVIGVGIVSLYVEKPVVVRDRLFFDYTEENPSAVFSFDKKKRSFSVPVGHNVHVSLVLWMPESEINRRIGVFQLKVELLSLKGEAIARSSQPCMLRFRSKPIRLARTFVMSVPLIAGIANEAQTMRIDALKHQEKWPRTKAVRATLIPRAQTRTLPQLYEAEIVINSKPPWIKRMAYNWKWTLCVWTSMYLYLAILTAFLWCFRPVLFPYTASRTIEESETSVIEVVEEEQEHEVMDGRRRERRNQPRRRSFAATQKTYT, encoded by the exons ATGAGGAGAATCctcctaaaccaaaaaaaaaaagacaaccaAACAATGATAGAACAAGACAACAACCTCAAAATCCCTGAACCATTACGAGCCGACTGGTTTATGGTTCTAGTCACCATCCAAGCCGATCTCATCTACAACGCAATACTTGTATTATCCTCACCTCTCTTTCTCCTCTACCGCTCCTACCGCCGCGCAGTCTCGACTGTCTCTGCGGCCGAAAAAGCGGTTAAACGGGCTCCATCCCGGATTGCGGGTAGTGCGGGGCAAGCTGTTAGGAGGACATGGTTTGGGATAATGGGTGCATGCCACGTGTCAATGGTGATGGTGTTGGCCTTAATTTTGGCGGTTGTTATCGGTGTTGGGATTGTGAGTTTGTATGTAGAAAAGCCTGTGGTTGTGAGAGACAGGTTGTTCTTTGATTACACTGAAGAAAACCCAAGTGCGGTTTTTAGTTTcgataagaagaagagatcgtTTAGTGTTCCTGTTGGTCATAATGTTCATGTCTCTTTAGTGCTTTGGATGCCTGAATCCGAAATTAATCGAAGAATTGGGGTATTTCag TTGAAGGTAGAGCTTTTATCATTGAAAGGCGAGGCAATAGCGAGATCGAGCCAACCTTGTATGTTACGGTTCAGAAGCAAACCTATAAGACTTGCACGTACATTTGTTATGAGTGTTCCACTTATAGCTGGAATAGCGAACGAAGCACAAACAATGAGAATCGATGCGTTAAAACACCAAGAGAAATGGCCCCGAACAAAAGCCGTGAGAGCCACTCTGATTCCACGTGCACAAACCCGGACATTGCCTCAGCTATACGAAGCTGAGATCGTTATAAACTCGAAACCGCCGTGGATCAAACGAATGGCTTATAACTGGAAATGGACTCTCTGCGTATGGACTTCAATGTATCTTTACCTAGCTATTTTAACAGCGTTTCTATGGTGTTTTAGACCAGTTTTGTTCCCTTACACTGCCTCAAGAACCATCGAGGAGAGCGAAACCTCAGTGATCGAAGtagttgaagaagaacaagaacatgaaGTAATGGACGGAAGACGGAGGGAAAGAAGAAACCAGCCTCGTCGAAGAAGTTTTGCTGCGACACAGAAAACTTATACATAG
- the LOC104769928 gene encoding probable tyrosine-protein phosphatase At1g05000 isoform X2 gives MGLIVDDDNDGEVLIPPPNFSMVEDGIYRSGFPQLENFGFLSTLNLRSIIYLCPEPYPEDNLKSLHSNNIKLFQFGIEGKTMLEIIQFSSTVSAESIGQVVLWDA, from the exons ATGGGTTTAATCGTGGATGATGATAACGACGGCGAGGTATTGATTCCGCCGCCGAACTTTTCGATGGTGGAAGACGGCATTTACCGATCTGGGTTTCCTCAGCTTGAGAATTTCGGATTCTTATCAACCCTTAATCTTCGATCCATCAT TTATCTGTGTCCTGAACCATACCCTGAGGATAATCTCAAGTCTCTTCATTCCAACAACATCAAGCTTTTCCAGTTTGGCATCGAGGGCAAAACT ATGTTAGAAATCATCCAATTCTCATCCACTGTAAGCGCGGAAAG CATAGGACAGGTTGTCTTGTGGGATGCTTGA